A part of Sulfurimonas aquatica genomic DNA contains:
- a CDS encoding recombinase family protein, with protein sequence MLIAYARISKADDSQVLDLQLDALIEAGVDIKNIYTDKISGVKDSRPGLENCLKALRQDDILVVWKLDRLGRNLKHLISTIEDLNQRGVGFKVLTGEGVNIDTTTPAGKMIFSIFGAFAEFERELIRERTLAGLKAARARGKKGGRKFQLTKSQVRLAQVAMKNRDTSVGELCKELNITRPTLYRYVAPNGELREFGEKVLEK encoded by the coding sequence ATGCTTATAGCATATGCACGAATTTCAAAAGCTGATGATTCTCAAGTCTTAGATTTACAATTAGATGCACTTATTGAAGCAGGTGTAGATATTAAAAATATCTACACTGACAAAATTTCTGGTGTAAAAGACAGTAGACCTGGATTAGAAAATTGTTTAAAAGCTTTAAGGCAAGATGATATCTTAGTTGTATGGAAATTAGATCGTTTAGGTAGAAATTTAAAACATCTAATTTCAACGATTGAAGATCTTAATCAAAGAGGTGTGGGCTTTAAAGTTTTAACCGGCGAAGGTGTAAATATAGACACAACAACACCAGCTGGTAAAATGATATTTTCAATATTTGGTGCTTTTGCAGAATTTGAGAGAGAACTGATTCGTGAACGTACACTTGCCGGATTAAAAGCTGCCCGAGCAAGAGGTAAAAAAGGTGGAAGAAAATTCCAACTTACCAAATCACAGGTGAGATTAGCACAAGTGGCAATGAAAAATAGAGATACCAGTGTTGGTGAGCTTTGTAAAGAGTTGAACATTACAAGACCAACTTTATATCGTTATGTAGCTCCTAATGGGGAATTACGTGAATTTGGAGAAAAAGTACTTGAAAAATAA
- a CDS encoding Tn3 family transposase, with the protein MPILSILSKVEQAQFESEPSFSLKEKNYFFKIPQILLSDLNTTKNKVLMTLLWGYFKAKNKFYMEFSQVENLKFLRLLYNREEAVDTTFALTTTYRYKEIIKTYLGIHDYTQEMKSILQKEANNLANNFIHRKKIFYTLVALSKKLNIEVPSYTELTRIISTALNTQKSDILFKLEFLLHDDRLKELDEFLVKEKSSKNRYKIAYFRKLEHATTKNKMLLSLGKFKTIQSKFTILKEIIETVGITPKIAQYYAKWIEKSQTSQINQTNKLNQKFTLLSFIYHQYLIRNDNLIDRFISTVQTAKNSSFRAQKEFSFELEPQKNKIIQSLEEMHLSLINEMEFILSDVKLSAPNKVLQMESLLETQTQKSTQVLNDKKVLDSLIDNKYEFIEKKSISLQGKLSGILKAIEFDEANSNKNIIAAINYFKNSSYISSTAPKEFLDEEERITIFESGKFRVSLYKVLLFFHVSDAIKNGTLNLKYSLKYRNFEDYLIDKEEWKENNESFIKVHELGHLKKYEIFIAPIKGKLESSFKESNRKINKGFNSYFTSTESSFILKTPKLVRDENEESISKYFPAHEYISVIDLLHSINEEVDFLSSFHHYNQSKSKSNHNLLLAALLGYGCNLSLPKIGKISKGINENQLDNIKTWYLSEENTDEANNKIISFMDTLEIVKVMRADQDINHTSSDGQKYNISQSIDSTNTGYSFKYFGTDKGVVAYTFLDESHRLFHSQVINVNERESGYVIDGLMHNNAVKSDIHSTDTHGFTEVIFGLTNLLGFSFAPRIKNFKDQQLYGCNSPKHYHNLGYKLTPKRKINEKLISDNWDEMLRFIVTIKECKTTATQLLKRLTSYSRQHKLYTALKEYGKIIKTDFLLNYIDDVQLRQRIEKQLNKVEASNKFSKAVFFGNSSEFTVATVEEQNIANNSKRLIQNAIILWNYMFITKKIQQAPNQKEKAEIITALKNSSIVHWSHINFYGEYDFTRSSKRIHRLIALDETKGYFNAVAKEK; encoded by the coding sequence ATGCCAATTTTGTCAATTTTATCTAAAGTGGAACAAGCACAATTTGAGTCAGAACCAAGTTTCTCATTAAAGGAAAAGAACTATTTTTTCAAGATTCCACAGATATTATTAAGTGATTTAAATACAACAAAAAATAAAGTACTCATGACTTTATTATGGGGGTATTTTAAAGCCAAGAATAAATTCTACATGGAATTTTCTCAAGTAGAGAATTTAAAATTTCTGCGTCTTTTATATAATCGCGAAGAGGCTGTTGATACCACTTTTGCTTTAACTACGACATACCGATATAAAGAAATAATAAAAACTTATTTAGGGATTCATGATTACACTCAAGAGATGAAAAGTATCCTCCAAAAAGAAGCAAATAATCTAGCGAACAACTTTATTCATCGTAAAAAGATATTTTACACCTTAGTTGCCTTATCTAAAAAACTAAACATTGAAGTTCCAAGTTATACAGAGCTTACACGAATAATAAGCACTGCACTTAACACCCAAAAGAGTGACATTCTCTTTAAACTAGAGTTTCTACTTCATGATGATAGATTAAAAGAGCTAGATGAATTTTTGGTTAAAGAGAAGTCCTCTAAAAATAGATATAAAATTGCCTACTTTAGAAAGCTTGAGCATGCTACAACAAAAAATAAAATGCTCCTCAGTTTGGGAAAATTTAAAACTATACAATCAAAGTTCACTATCTTAAAAGAGATTATTGAAACAGTAGGCATCACTCCAAAAATAGCACAGTACTATGCAAAATGGATAGAGAAATCCCAAACATCACAAATAAATCAGACGAATAAGCTCAATCAAAAATTCACTCTCCTTTCATTTATTTATCATCAGTATCTTATCAGAAATGACAATCTAATTGACAGATTTATCTCAACAGTTCAAACAGCCAAGAACTCTTCATTTAGAGCTCAAAAAGAGTTTAGCTTTGAATTAGAACCTCAGAAAAACAAGATTATTCAATCACTTGAAGAGATGCATCTCTCACTAATAAATGAGATGGAGTTCATTTTATCTGATGTTAAATTAAGTGCTCCAAACAAGGTTCTGCAGATGGAAAGTCTACTTGAAACACAAACTCAAAAGAGCACTCAAGTCCTTAATGATAAAAAAGTGCTTGACTCTCTCATTGACAATAAATATGAGTTTATAGAAAAGAAGTCTATATCATTACAAGGTAAGCTTTCAGGGATTCTAAAAGCTATAGAGTTTGATGAAGCCAATTCTAATAAAAATATTATTGCTGCTATCAACTATTTTAAAAATAGCTCTTATATTAGTTCAACTGCTCCAAAAGAGTTTTTAGATGAAGAAGAACGGATAACAATATTTGAGAGTGGTAAATTTAGAGTATCACTTTATAAAGTATTACTCTTTTTTCATGTGAGTGATGCTATTAAAAATGGTACACTCAACCTCAAGTATTCCCTTAAATATCGAAACTTTGAGGACTACCTAATTGATAAAGAGGAGTGGAAAGAGAATAATGAATCGTTCATAAAAGTTCATGAATTAGGGCATTTAAAAAAGTATGAAATATTTATTGCTCCAATCAAAGGAAAACTCGAAAGTAGTTTTAAAGAGTCTAATAGAAAAATTAATAAAGGATTTAATAGTTATTTCACCTCTACAGAGAGTTCATTTATCCTAAAAACACCAAAATTGGTGAGAGATGAGAATGAAGAATCCATCTCTAAATATTTCCCTGCTCATGAATATATTTCTGTAATTGATTTACTACACTCAATTAATGAAGAGGTGGACTTTTTATCCTCATTTCATCACTATAATCAGAGTAAGTCAAAGAGTAATCATAATCTATTATTAGCTGCACTTCTTGGCTACGGATGTAACCTTTCACTACCAAAAATTGGGAAAATATCTAAAGGTATTAATGAGAACCAACTTGATAATATCAAGACATGGTACTTAAGTGAGGAAAACACTGACGAAGCTAACAATAAAATTATAAGCTTTATGGATACATTAGAAATAGTAAAAGTTATGAGAGCTGATCAAGATATAAACCACACCTCTAGTGATGGTCAAAAATATAATATTTCTCAATCAATTGACTCAACAAACACGGGATACTCTTTTAAATACTTTGGTACTGACAAAGGTGTTGTAGCTTATACCTTCTTAGATGAATCCCACAGGCTTTTTCATTCTCAAGTTATTAATGTAAATGAGCGTGAATCAGGCTATGTTATTGATGGTCTAATGCATAACAATGCTGTTAAGTCAGATATCCATTCTACTGATACACATGGTTTTACTGAGGTGATATTTGGTTTAACGAATCTTCTTGGCTTTAGCTTTGCACCTAGAATTAAAAATTTCAAAGATCAACAGCTCTATGGCTGTAATAGTCCAAAACATTACCATAACTTAGGTTACAAACTAACACCTAAACGAAAAATTAATGAGAAACTCATTAGTGATAATTGGGATGAAATGTTAAGATTTATAGTAACTATAAAAGAGTGTAAAACAACGGCAACACAATTGCTAAAGAGACTAACATCTTATTCTCGTCAACATAAGCTTTACACTGCACTCAAAGAATATGGAAAGATTATAAAAACAGATTTCTTGCTTAACTATATTGATGATGTGCAACTTCGCCAAAGAATTGAGAAGCAACTCAATAAAGTTGAAGCCTCTAATAAATTTTCCAAAGCCGTTTTCTTCGGAAATAGCTCTGAATTTACAGTAGCAACAGTTGAAGAGCAAAATATTGCGAACAACTCTAAACGACTAATTCAAAATGCAATTATATTGTGGAATTATATGTTTATCACCAAGAAAATACAACAGGCACCTAATCAAAAAGAAAAGGCTGAAATCATTACAGCACTTAAAAATAGTTCTATTGTTCACTGGAGTCATATTAATTTTTATGGGGAATATGATTTTACCCGTTCTTCTAAGAGAATTCACCGTTTAATTGCTCTTGATGAGACGAAAGGTTATTTTAATGCTGTAGCTAAAGAAAAATAA
- a CDS encoding Ig-like domain-containing protein, with amino-acid sequence MNFYKKLAILILILFTILGCSSDDEYCQEPSQEVEYSFSPYSHPKEVTYNYNLKSYELKSIAFTDDVVDVHIDNNNIGYVAGRLNGVHIVSNIDSKDTSHIVLEQTINVGGLVHSVIKDPNKGILYVAAQNEGIKLYTFNELDLSEPAVLSATYRFESDAMSIAYISDGYIAVAGGESGILFLKVEADNTMTLVKTVDTDAYVHTVDHEGDLVYATLENKGSIAINISNLTNIVLEKTFDSNKTINASMVSGDYLITANRNSGIEIFNKNTAALVSSAAVVDQAIDIYPYDDNASTKYAAIADNKNGITFLELTDILNPSIVKNAILGGDVDSFASGLVIKNGLAYISAGPNGLRVVDISKLYINQAQLVDSPIEGITYKCNNGISGKTDIEGRYVYDANCQEMEFSIGGVKLGSISKEKINKDGVLYPAELLGLDRNNTTNQKLKDFIRFIQSLDDDSNPDNGINITQATTQVLESNDIDLLGVNTTYADLDILVQKIGKISIPESYAVAHYEETLRREIDSTVDTVPPKPAKTTLGSIARLTNKLINTISITGEVGSKVFIDGVDGGLIIPTSRVVDVNLTLINIDGEYTIDITLVDKLDQVSDPLTIELELDTVTDKPTIDLASISDSGVSNNDNITNILRPLIIGTAEAGATITLLKDMVALSATTVENNGTYVIEVPSLQMGEYDIALQVKSIDLVGNNNISDTLSLSIDTIGRETVELDLDTASDTGTSSTDNITNDATPTITTDVATTLTIKDSTSTVLQTLTTTGGALSVTPTTLADGTYLIESGAVGTDIAGNPLGYSSLSITVDTTMSTPTIDLAAASDSGDSDSDNITNITTPTITGTGDIGSNISIMNATTEIASGVVDSNGDYSITLSSALADGEYDATLSAVASDTAGNSATSTNLTISVDTVGIAVASIDLDTASDTGTSSTDNITNDATPTITTDVATTLTIKDSTSTVLQTLTTTGGALSVTPTTLADGTYLIESGAVGTDIAGNPLGYSSLSITVDTTMSTPTIDLAAASDSGDSDSDNITNITTPTITGTGDIGSNISIMNATTEIASGVVDSNGDYSITLSSALADGEYDIELSTASWDVAGNFATSTPLALTIDTVGFETASIDLDTASDTGTSSTDNITNDSTPTITTDVPTTLVIKDASVIKDASAAVVQTLSTTQNSLSVTPTTLADGVYLIESGVAGARTDIAGNSLGYSFLFFRVDTTAPIFNPNIASLDFNGSISENSLLVYSAQATDISTLFYTLSGVNSNSFNIDLLSGNIFLVDFTTDVSSSFNIEVTANDAAGNIATQRVTLGIKKSIPLEIKKIIASDTEAGDSFGGSVAISGDYMIVGTYGEDTGGDRAGAAYLYKRETNNTITEIGKMMASDAEALDYFGYSVSISGDYMVVGARYEDTSGSSAGASYLYKREANDTITEIGKIMASDAEASDNLGDSVSISGDYMIVGASGEDTGGDRAGAAYLYKRETDNTITEIGKIMASDAEAGDLFGQSVAISGDYMVVGARYEDASGSSAGASYLYKREANDTIIEIGKIMASDAEAGDLFGQSVAISGDYMVVGASEEDTSGSSAGAAYLYKRETNNTITEIGKMMASDAEALDYFGYSVSISGDYMVVGAYGEDTGGSDSGAGYLYKRETDNTITEIGKIMASDAESDDNFGYSVSISGDYALVGTWWEDTGGSNAGAASIYDLYGDKLYMPALRNTFTMNESALLHEFELVRYVTSYDVSSVNITLSGEDADKFTVQNNTLLKQVNVADFENPSDANLDNNYALTLNLESSLEINTSYDINVKVEDSAYLYSRKIIASDAEAGDRFGQSVSISGDYMIVGASEEDTGGDRAGAAYLYKREIDNTMTEIGKMMASKTYDRYHFGDSVSISESYMVVGAPNSGSNLEGAAYLLKREIDNSITEIGRVMASDAEISDNFGRSVAISGDYLVVGAYGEDTGGSDSGAAYLYKRETDNTITEIGKIMASDAEALDYFGYSVSISGDYILIGARNEDTRGIHSGTAYLYKREADNTITEIEKIKASDIQPYAYFGNSVSISGDYMIVGAFLEDTGGSDSGAAYLYKRETDNTITEIGKIMASDAEAGDRFGQSVSISGDYIAVGVNSIDTSEKETRMAYLYKRESNNTITEIGKAMASVTGSGLFFGQTVSISEDYMVASFPIDDASGNDAGAVYLFTPDENQP; translated from the coding sequence TTGAATTTTTATAAAAAACTAGCAATACTAATACTAATACTTTTTACTATTTTAGGTTGTAGTAGCGATGACGAATACTGTCAAGAACCTTCACAAGAAGTAGAGTATTCATTTTCACCCTACTCACACCCTAAAGAAGTGACATATAACTATAACTTGAAAAGTTATGAGTTAAAGTCTATCGCATTTACTGATGATGTCGTAGATGTCCACATAGATAACAACAATATAGGATATGTGGCAGGAAGACTTAATGGGGTCCATATTGTTTCAAATATCGATTCAAAAGACACCTCGCATATTGTATTAGAACAAACAATAAATGTTGGAGGGTTAGTACATTCAGTAATAAAAGATCCAAATAAAGGGATTTTATATGTAGCTGCACAAAATGAAGGTATAAAACTCTATACGTTTAATGAACTTGATCTTTCTGAACCGGCTGTTTTATCGGCTACATATAGATTTGAATCAGATGCAATGAGTATTGCTTATATATCTGATGGCTACATAGCAGTTGCTGGAGGTGAGAGTGGAATTCTTTTTTTAAAGGTTGAAGCAGACAACACGATGACGCTTGTAAAAACTGTAGATACAGATGCATATGTACATACAGTAGATCATGAAGGAGATTTAGTCTATGCCACACTTGAGAATAAAGGTAGTATAGCGATAAATATTTCCAATCTTACAAATATAGTTTTAGAAAAAACATTTGATTCAAATAAAACAATTAACGCTTCAATGGTAAGTGGTGACTATCTCATTACTGCAAATAGAAATAGTGGTATAGAAATATTTAACAAAAACACTGCGGCATTAGTAAGCAGTGCTGCAGTAGTGGATCAAGCGATTGACATATACCCTTACGATGATAATGCTTCTACTAAATATGCGGCTATTGCAGACAATAAAAATGGAATAACATTTTTAGAACTTACAGATATATTAAATCCATCCATTGTAAAAAATGCTATTCTAGGTGGTGATGTTGACAGCTTCGCATCTGGACTTGTTATTAAAAACGGTTTAGCATATATTAGCGCAGGTCCCAATGGGCTTAGAGTGGTTGACATTAGTAAACTCTACATAAATCAAGCACAATTAGTTGATTCCCCTATTGAAGGTATTACATACAAATGTAACAATGGTATCTCTGGTAAAACAGACATAGAAGGAAGATATGTATACGATGCAAACTGTCAAGAGATGGAATTTAGCATTGGTGGCGTTAAGCTAGGCTCCATTTCCAAAGAGAAGATAAATAAGGATGGAGTGCTCTATCCAGCAGAGCTGTTAGGTCTGGATAGAAACAACACTACGAACCAAAAATTAAAAGATTTTATAAGATTTATTCAGTCACTTGATGATGACTCAAATCCAGATAATGGTATAAATATCACTCAAGCCACTACTCAAGTATTGGAGTCAAACGATATCGATTTACTTGGAGTAAATACGACTTATGCAGATTTGGACATTCTGGTTCAGAAAATTGGAAAAATATCTATTCCTGAATCTTACGCAGTTGCTCACTATGAAGAAACATTAAGAAGAGAAATAGATTCAACTGTTGACACAGTGCCTCCAAAGCCAGCTAAAACTACTTTAGGGAGTATTGCGAGATTAACAAACAAACTAATAAACACTATATCTATCACTGGAGAGGTTGGTAGTAAAGTTTTTATAGATGGAGTTGATGGTGGGCTAATTATTCCCACTTCTAGAGTCGTTGACGTAAACTTAACTCTTATCAACATAGATGGCGAGTATACCATTGACATAACTTTAGTAGACAAACTAGATCAAGTAAGTGATCCACTTACTATAGAGTTAGAATTAGATACGGTTACCGATAAGCCGACAATAGACTTAGCAAGCATATCTGACAGTGGTGTCTCTAATAATGATAATATCACCAATATATTAAGACCACTAATTATAGGAACAGCTGAAGCAGGTGCCACTATAACACTATTAAAAGATATGGTTGCGCTTAGTGCAACTACTGTTGAGAATAACGGCACATATGTTATAGAAGTGCCATCGCTGCAAATGGGAGAGTATGATATCGCTCTGCAAGTAAAGTCAATAGACTTAGTTGGTAACAACAATATTTCAGACACTTTATCTTTAAGTATAGACACTATAGGAAGAGAAACTGTTGAACTTGACCTAGACACGGCTAGCGACACGGGAACTTCATCAACCGATAATATAACCAATGACGCGACGCCAACTATTACAACAGACGTAGCTACGACTCTTACTATAAAAGATAGCACTTCAACAGTGCTTCAGACTCTTACCACTACAGGGGGAGCGCTGAGTGTAACGCCAACTACTCTAGCGGATGGAACATATCTTATAGAGAGTGGAGCAGTAGGAACGGATATAGCTGGTAACCCGCTAGGATATAGTTCACTCTCTATTACCGTAGATACGACTATGAGCACACCTACCATAGATCTAGCAGCGGCAAGCGATAGCGGTGATTCAGATAGTGATAATATTACTAACATTACAACTCCAACTATCACTGGTACCGGAGACATTGGAAGCAACATATCTATAATGAACGCGACGACAGAGATAGCTTCTGGAGTGGTTGACTCAAACGGAGATTACTCCATAACTCTTAGCTCAGCGCTCGCAGATGGCGAGTATGATGCAACACTCAGTGCTGTAGCTTCAGATACTGCAGGCAATAGCGCTACTTCAACTAATCTAACAATCAGCGTAGATACGGTCGGTATAGCAGTAGCCTCTATAGACTTAGACACGGCTAGCGACACGGGAACTTCATCAACCGATAATATAACCAATGACGCGACGCCAACTATTACAACAGACGTAGCTACGACTCTTACTATAAAAGATAGCACTTCAACAGTGCTTCAGACTCTTACCACTACAGGGGGAGCGCTGAGTGTAACGCCAACTACTCTAGCGGATGGAACATATCTTATAGAGAGTGGAGCAGTAGGAACGGATATAGCTGGTAACCCGCTAGGATATAGTTCACTCTCTATTACCGTAGATACGACTATGAGCACACCTACCATAGATCTAGCAGCGGCAAGCGATAGCGGTGATTCAGATAGTGATAATATTACTAACATTACAACTCCAACTATCACTGGTACCGGAGACATTGGAAGCAACATATCTATAATGAACGCGACGACAGAGATAGCTTCTGGAGTGGTTGACTCAAACGGAGATTACTCCATAACTCTTAGCTCAGCGCTCGCAGATGGCGAGTATGACATAGAGCTTAGCACTGCCTCTTGGGATGTGGCGGGAAATTTCGCTACTTCCACTCCTCTCGCTCTCACGATAGACACCGTTGGCTTTGAAACGGCGAGCATAGACTTAGACACGGCTAGCGACACGGGAACTTCATCAACGGATAACATTACGAACGATTCGACGCCGACTATCACCACGGACGTTCCAACGACCTTAGTCATAAAAGACGCATCAGTCATAAAAGATGCATCTGCAGCAGTTGTGCAGACGTTAAGCACTACCCAAAATTCACTTAGCGTAACACCGACGACTCTAGCTGACGGTGTGTACCTCATAGAGAGTGGAGTCGCTGGCGCGAGAACTGATATAGCCGGAAACTCATTAGGATATAGTTTTCTATTTTTTAGAGTAGATACTACGGCACCCATCTTCAACCCTAACATAGCCTCTTTAGATTTTAATGGAAGCATATCGGAAAACTCTTTGTTAGTTTATAGTGCTCAAGCAACTGATATTTCAACATTATTTTACACTCTCTCAGGAGTAAACAGTAACAGTTTTAACATAGACTTACTCTCTGGAAATATTTTTCTAGTAGATTTCACAACAGATGTAAGTTCAAGTTTTAATATAGAAGTAACAGCAAATGATGCAGCCGGAAATATTGCTACCCAAAGAGTTACGTTAGGCATAAAAAAATCAATTCCATTGGAAATAAAAAAGATCATAGCCTCAGATACCGAGGCTGGCGATAGTTTTGGAGGATCAGTCGCAATCTCCGGAGACTATATGATAGTAGGTACATATGGAGAAGATACTGGTGGAGACAGAGCTGGTGCGGCATATCTCTACAAGAGAGAGACTAACAACACCATAACCGAAATTGGAAAGATGATGGCTTCGGATGCAGAGGCTTTAGATTATTTCGGATACTCAGTATCAATTTCAGGGGATTATATGGTGGTAGGGGCGAGATATGAAGATACAAGTGGAAGCAGTGCTGGTGCGTCATATTTGTATAAGAGAGAGGCCAATGACACTATAACAGAGATTGGCAAGATCATGGCTTCAGATGCCGAGGCTAGCGATAATTTGGGAGACTCAGTTTCAATCTCTGGAGATTATATGATAGTAGGTGCATCTGGAGAAGACACTGGTGGAGACAGAGCTGGTGCGGCATATCTCTACAAGAGAGAGACTGACAACACCATAACAGAGATTGGCAAAATCATGGCTTCAGATGCCGAGGCTGGTGATCTATTCGGACAATCAGTTGCAATTTCAGGCGATTATATGGTAGTGGGGGCGAGATATGAAGATGCCAGTGGAAGCAGTGCAGGTGCGTCATATTTATATAAGAGAGAGGCCAATGACACTATAATAGAGATTGGCAAGATCATGGCTTCAGATGCCGAGGCTGGTGATCTATTCGGACAATCAGTTGCAATTTCAGGCGATTATATGGTAGTAGGTGCGTCTGAAGAAGATACCAGTGGAAGCAGTGCTGGTGCGGCATATCTCTACAAGAGAGAGACTAACAACACCATAACCGAAATTGGAAAGATGATGGCTTCGGATGCAGAGGCTTTAGATTATTTCGGATACTCAGTATCAATTTCAGGCGATTATATGGTGGTAGGGGCATATGGAGAAGATACTGGCGGAAGTGATTCCGGTGCGGGATATCTCTATAAGAGAGAGACAGACAACACCATAACCGAGATTGGAAAGATTATGGCTTCAGACGCAGAGTCTGATGATAATTTCGGATATTCAGTATCAATTTCCGGAGATTATGCATTAGTTGGAACTTGGTGGGAAGATACCGGTGGAAGTAATGCCGGTGCTGCAAGTATATACGACCTTTATGGAGACAAACTATACATGCCAGCACTTAGAAATACTTTTACTATGAATGAGTCAGCTTTATTACATGAGTTTGAGTTAGTAAGATATGTAACTTCATATGATGTATCTTCAGTCAATATAACATTGTCAGGAGAGGATGCAGATAAATTTACAGTTCAAAATAATACTTTATTAAAGCAGGTGAATGTAGCTGACTTTGAGAACCCTAGTGATGCGAATCTAGATAACAACTATGCTCTTACACTTAATCTTGAATCTTCGTTAGAAATAAATACCAGTTATGACATAAATGTTAAAGTTGAAGACTCTGCATATCTATATTCAAGAAAAATCATCGCTTCAGACGCCGAGGCTGGTGATCGATTTGGACAATCAGTTTCAATTTCAGGCGATTATATGATAGTAGGTGCATCTGAAGAAGACACTGGTGGAGACAGAGCTGGTGCGGCATATCTCTACAAGAGAGAGATTGACAATACTATGACCGAAATTGGAAAGATGATGGCTTCAAAAACCTATGATAGATATCATTTCGGAGATTCAGTTTCAATTTCAGAAAGCTATATGGTTGTGGGGGCACCAAATAGTGGTAGTAATCTTGAAGGGGCGGCATATCTCCTTAAGAGAGAGATAGATAATTCTATAACCGAAATTGGAAGGGTCATGGCTTCAGATGCCGAGATTAGCGATAATTTCGGAAGATCAGTCGCAATCTCAGGCGATTATTTGGTGGTAGGGGCATATGGAGAAGACACTGGTGGAAGTGATTCCGGCGCGGCATATCTCTATAAGAGAGAGACTGACAACACCATAACCGAGATTGGCAAAATCATGGCTTCGGATGCAGAGGCTTTAGATTATTTCGGATACTCAGTTTCGATCTCGGGAGATTATATACTGATAGGGGCAAGAAATGAAGATACACGCGGAATTCATTCCGGTACGGCATATCTCTACAAGAGAGAGGCTGATAACACTATAACCGAGATTGAGAAGATAAAGGCTTCAGATATCCAGCCATATGCTTATTTTGGAAACTCTGTTTCAATCTCAGGAGATTATATGATAGTAGGTGCATTTTTAGAAGACACCGGTGGAAGTGATTCCGGCGCGGCATATCTCTATAAGAGAGAGACTGACAACACCATAACCGAGATTGGCAAAATCATGGCTTCAGACGCCGAGGCTGGTGATCGATTTGGACAATCAGTTTCAATTTCAGGCGATTACATTGCAGTAGGGGTAAATTCAATAGATACTAGTGAAAAAGAAACCCGTATGGCATATCTTTATAAGAGAGAAAGTAATAATACCATAACCGAGATTGGAAAGGCTATGGCTTCAGTTACTGGAAGTGGTCTTTTCTTTGGACAAACAGTTTCAATTTCAGAGGATTATATGGTGGCAAGTTTTCCGATAGATGATGCCTCTGGAAACGATGCCGGTGCAGTATATTTATTTACACCGGATGAGAATCAACCATAA